Proteins co-encoded in one Streptomyces sp. NBC_01283 genomic window:
- the recF gene encoding DNA replication/repair protein RecF — translation MHVTHLSLADFRSYSRVEVPLDPGVTAFVGPNGQGKTNLVEAVGYLATLGSHRVSSDAPLVRMGAERAVVRAAVQQGERQQLVELELNPGKANRARINRSSQVRPRDVLGIVRTVLFAPEDLALIKGDPGERRRFLDELITARSPRMAGVRSDYDRVLKQRNTLLKSAALARRHGGRTMDLSTLDVWDQHLARVGAELLTQRLDLIAALQPLADKAYEQLAPGGGPVSLEYKPSAPGDGHTREVLFEQLIAALEEVRKQEIERGVTLVGPHRDDLLLKLGQLPAKGYASHGESWSYALALRLASYDLLRAEGNEPVLVLDDVFAELDARRRERLAELVAPGEQVLVTAAVDDDVPGVLAGTRFAVADGAVERV, via the coding sequence ATGCACGTCACGCATCTGTCGCTGGCCGACTTCCGCTCGTACTCCCGGGTCGAGGTCCCTCTCGATCCGGGAGTCACCGCGTTCGTGGGCCCGAACGGCCAGGGCAAGACGAACCTCGTGGAGGCCGTCGGCTATCTCGCCACGCTCGGCAGCCACCGGGTCTCCTCGGACGCCCCCCTGGTGCGCATGGGCGCCGAGCGTGCCGTCGTCCGGGCCGCGGTCCAGCAGGGCGAGCGCCAGCAGCTGGTCGAACTGGAGCTCAACCCGGGCAAGGCCAATCGCGCCCGGATCAACAGGTCCTCGCAGGTCAGGCCCCGCGATGTGCTCGGGATCGTCCGCACGGTGCTGTTCGCCCCCGAAGATCTGGCGCTGATCAAGGGCGACCCGGGTGAGCGCCGTCGGTTCCTAGACGAGCTGATCACGGCGCGTTCCCCGCGCATGGCCGGTGTGCGGTCCGACTACGACCGTGTGCTGAAGCAGCGCAACACCCTCCTGAAGTCGGCGGCCCTGGCACGGCGGCACGGTGGCCGCACCATGGACCTGTCCACCCTCGACGTCTGGGACCAGCACCTCGCGCGCGTGGGTGCGGAGCTGCTCACCCAGCGGCTCGACCTGATCGCCGCGCTGCAGCCGCTCGCCGACAAGGCGTACGAACAGCTGGCACCCGGCGGCGGCCCCGTCTCGCTGGAGTACAAGCCGTCGGCGCCCGGCGATGGCCACACCCGCGAGGTGCTGTTCGAGCAGCTGATCGCCGCCCTCGAAGAGGTGCGCAAGCAGGAGATCGAGCGGGGCGTGACGCTGGTCGGCCCGCACCGCGACGACCTGCTCCTCAAGCTCGGCCAGCTCCCCGCCAAGGGGTACGCGAGCCATGGCGAGTCCTGGTCGTACGCCCTGGCGCTGCGCCTGGCCTCGTACGACCTCCTGCGCGCGGAAGGCAATGAGCCCGTGCTCGTCCTGGACGACGTGTTCGCGGAGCTCGACGCGCGCCGCAGGGAGCGCCTCGCGGAGCTGGTGGCGCCGGGCGAGCAGGTCCTGGTCACGGCCGCGGTCGACGACGACGTGCCGGGCGTGCTCGCCGGGACGCGGTTCGCGGTGGCGGACGGCGCGGTGGAGCGCGTATGA
- a CDS encoding helix-turn-helix domain-containing protein, whose protein sequence is MTTAVPELLTVPDVMARLKVGRTKVYDLIRTHRLVSIKVDGCRRIPDQAVRDFITGQIGEAA, encoded by the coding sequence GTGACCACCGCCGTACCCGAGTTGCTGACCGTGCCCGATGTCATGGCGCGACTCAAGGTAGGTCGGACCAAGGTCTACGACCTGATCCGCACGCACCGTCTGGTGTCCATCAAGGTCGACGGGTGCCGCCGTATCCCGGACCAGGCGGTTCGCGACTTCATCACCGGTCAGATCGGGGAGGCTGCCTGA
- a CDS encoding DUF721 domain-containing protein, with the protein MSAEEPAKDTPLDAPQEKPKTPEPSGVDLARVALRAAKEQARARGDAAQQKKQARRGGLRSGARADGRDPQPLGSAINRLITERGWETPAAVGGVMGRWPQIVGEDLANHCVPQRYDENERVLTVQCDSTAWATNLRLLAPQLVARLNEDLGHGTVRLIKVLGPGGPARRFGPLRAPGSMGPGDTYG; encoded by the coding sequence ATGAGCGCCGAAGAGCCCGCCAAGGACACCCCCTTGGACGCTCCCCAGGAGAAGCCGAAGACCCCCGAGCCCTCCGGCGTCGACCTCGCCCGGGTCGCCCTCCGCGCGGCCAAGGAACAGGCACGCGCGCGTGGCGACGCCGCGCAGCAGAAGAAGCAGGCCCGCAGGGGCGGCCTGCGCTCCGGCGCGCGCGCCGACGGGCGTGACCCGCAGCCGCTCGGCTCCGCCATCAACCGCCTGATCACCGAGCGCGGCTGGGAGACGCCGGCCGCGGTCGGCGGGGTGATGGGCCGCTGGCCGCAGATCGTCGGCGAAGACCTGGCCAACCACTGCGTCCCGCAGCGGTACGACGAGAACGAGCGCGTCCTGACCGTCCAGTGCGACTCCACGGCCTGGGCGACGAACCTGCGGCTCCTGGCCCCCCAGCTGGTCGCGCGCCTCAACGAGGACCTGGGCCACGGCACCGTGCGCCTCATCAAAGTCCTCGGTCCCGGCGGCCCCGCGCGCCGCTTCGGACCCCTGCGCGCGCCGGGCAGCATGGGCCCCGGGGACACCTACGGCTGA
- the repSA gene encoding replication initiator protein RepSA: protein MTDTATMAGLDPATLIDILRVAGSPGFDRVQDQIRRTGGCSDPIHLQGATVTRDRTTGQALYSYSTEHEPGGRLRVACGNRRASRCPSCAWTYAGDTYHLIRAGLVGDPDKGTPHTVREHPRVFATLTAPSFGPVHNRPGSRACRCGTRHSEDASELGTPLDPETYDYAGSVLWNNHASELWRFFTIYLRREIAARAGLTQNAAKEQARLSFGKVAEYQKRGAIHFHAVIRFDGPEGPDTPPPLWATLQLLTDAIHAAASRVRVDLLASGDQPARVLRWGDRLDVQPVKAFGDGSEITEQAVASYVAKYATKAAETTGTVDRRIGNKEALALLGVPDHPRRLIEACLDLHHAYPDRKLRDWAHMLGFRGHFSTKSRRYSTTLGALRQVRADYRAAQHRAALGLPDPGDIPEETTLTLAHWTYAGHGHTPGESWLAANIRRDIEQNRELAREEKATLLDMEGAVT from the coding sequence ATGACCGACACCGCCACCATGGCGGGCCTGGACCCGGCCACCCTCATCGACATCCTGAGGGTGGCCGGATCTCCCGGCTTCGACCGCGTCCAAGACCAGATCCGCCGCACCGGCGGCTGCTCCGACCCGATCCACCTCCAGGGCGCCACCGTCACCCGCGACCGCACCACCGGACAGGCCCTCTACTCCTACTCCACCGAGCACGAACCCGGCGGCAGACTCCGGGTCGCCTGCGGCAACCGCCGTGCCTCGCGCTGCCCCTCGTGCGCCTGGACCTACGCCGGGGACACCTACCACCTGATCCGTGCCGGTCTCGTCGGCGACCCGGACAAGGGCACCCCGCACACCGTGCGCGAACACCCCCGCGTCTTCGCCACCCTCACCGCACCCAGCTTCGGCCCGGTCCACAATCGGCCTGGCTCCCGTGCCTGCCGCTGCGGCACCCGGCACTCGGAGGACGCATCCGAGCTGGGCACCCCGCTCGACCCGGAGACCTACGACTACGCGGGCTCGGTGCTGTGGAACAACCACGCCTCCGAGCTGTGGCGCTTCTTCACGATCTACCTGCGCCGCGAGATCGCCGCCCGCGCCGGGCTCACCCAGAATGCCGCGAAGGAACAGGCCCGGCTGTCCTTCGGCAAGGTCGCCGAGTACCAGAAGCGCGGTGCGATCCACTTCCACGCCGTGATTCGGTTCGACGGTCCAGAGGGACCCGACACCCCGCCCCCGCTCTGGGCAACCCTCCAGCTGCTCACCGACGCCATTCATGCCGCCGCGTCCCGTGTTCGTGTCGACCTATTGGCTTCCGGCGACCAGCCCGCCCGCGTCCTGCGCTGGGGTGACCGGCTCGACGTCCAGCCGGTCAAAGCGTTCGGCGACGGCTCCGAGATCACGGAACAGGCCGTGGCCTCCTACGTCGCGAAGTACGCCACCAAGGCCGCCGAGACCACCGGCACCGTCGACCGCCGCATCGGCAACAAGGAGGCTCTGGCCCTGCTTGGCGTGCCCGACCACCCCCGACGGCTCATCGAAGCCTGCCTCGACCTCCACCACGCCTACCCAGACCGCAAGCTCCGCGACTGGGCCCACATGCTCGGCTTCCGTGGCCACTTCTCCACCAAGTCGCGCCGCTACTCGACCACCCTCGGCGCCCTGCGCCAGGTCCGCGCCGACTACCGCGCCGCTCAACACCGTGCCGCCCTCGGGCTGCCCGACCCCGGCGACATCCCGGAGGAGACCACCCTCACCCTCGCCCACTGGACCTACGCCGGGCACGGCCACACCCCCGGCGAATCCTGGCTGGCGGCCAACATCCGCCGCGACATCGAGCAGAACCGCGAACTCGCCCGCGAGGAGAAAGCCACGCTCCTCGACATGGAAGGAGCCGTCACGTGA
- a CDS encoding tyrosine-type recombinase/integrase produces MAKRRPNGGGTITKRADGRYQGAAYVTDSDGNRVRKYVYGRTWDEANEKLGKLQDQERNGIPVPSRSWSLGEWLAYWLEHIVKPEKEHNTYVKYESKVRLYLEPHLGKKSMVKLTPAQLRAFMSALTRAKVGAATRFEVLRTLRNALNRAVKEEILTRNVALLVDMPKVSKDKSKAWNAPEAITFLRASRAHRFYAACVLVLVLGLRRSEVLGLRWQDIDFETGQFTPTKQVQREKGVGLVLKDLKTESSQAVLPLPEFCARALEERRTLQELERKIVGDAWAQEPGYDVIFSSERGGLTDPVGFSRMFNALVKRAGVRRITVRLARHTCGTLLAFLKVHPKVAQAILRHSQISMTMDVYTHVVGDGEREAVSLLADLLEDPLIG; encoded by the coding sequence ATGGCCAAGCGACGCCCCAACGGCGGAGGAACGATCACCAAGCGGGCAGATGGCCGCTACCAGGGAGCCGCGTACGTCACCGACTCGGACGGCAACCGCGTCCGTAAGTACGTGTACGGCCGGACGTGGGACGAAGCCAACGAGAAGCTCGGCAAGCTCCAGGACCAGGAACGGAACGGCATCCCGGTGCCGTCTCGCTCGTGGTCGCTCGGCGAGTGGCTGGCCTACTGGCTAGAGCACATCGTGAAGCCGGAGAAGGAGCACAACACGTACGTGAAGTACGAGTCCAAGGTGCGGCTCTACCTCGAACCCCACCTGGGCAAGAAGTCGATGGTCAAGCTCACTCCGGCGCAGCTCCGTGCGTTCATGAGTGCTCTCACGCGCGCGAAGGTCGGCGCGGCTACCCGCTTCGAGGTCCTGCGGACCCTCCGGAACGCGCTCAATCGCGCCGTGAAAGAGGAGATCCTCACGCGGAACGTCGCCCTGCTGGTCGACATGCCCAAGGTCAGCAAGGACAAGAGCAAGGCGTGGAACGCCCCGGAGGCGATCACCTTCCTCCGGGCGTCGCGTGCTCACCGCTTCTATGCCGCCTGCGTCCTGGTGCTCGTCCTCGGCCTTCGCCGCAGTGAGGTCCTGGGCCTGCGCTGGCAGGACATCGACTTCGAGACCGGACAGTTCACGCCGACCAAGCAGGTCCAGCGCGAGAAGGGCGTGGGCCTGGTCCTCAAGGACCTCAAGACTGAGTCCTCACAGGCGGTTCTACCCCTGCCAGAGTTCTGCGCCCGAGCCCTGGAGGAGCGGCGAACGCTGCAAGAGCTGGAGCGGAAGATCGTCGGTGATGCCTGGGCGCAAGAGCCGGGCTACGACGTGATCTTCTCGTCCGAGCGCGGTGGGCTGACGGACCCGGTCGGGTTCTCGCGGATGTTCAACGCTCTGGTGAAGCGTGCCGGAGTCCGCCGGATCACGGTCCGGCTCGCTCGGCACACCTGCGGCACCCTGCTCGCGTTCCTGAAGGTGCATCCCAAGGTCGCTCAGGCGATCCTTCGGCATAGCCAGATCAGCATGACCATGGATGTCTATACACACGTTGTGGGCGACGGGGAGCGGGAAGCCGTCTCGCTGCTCGCCGACCTGTTGGAAGATCCGCTCATCGGCTGA
- the gnd gene encoding phosphogluconate dehydrogenase (NAD(+)-dependent, decarboxylating), which produces MELGLVGLGKMGGNMRERIRRAGHTVIGYDRNADVADVHSLEELVGKLKGPRVVWVMVPAGAATQSTVDELAELLQPGDVVVDGGNSRWTDDEKHGEQLAAKGIGFVDCGVSGGVWGLQNGYALMYGGDTENIAKVQPIFDALKPEGDFGSVHAGKIGAGHFSKMVHNGIEYAMMQAYAEGWELLEKVDSVTDVREVFRSWQEGTVIRSWLLDLAVNALDDDEHLAKLRGFAQDSGEGRWTVEAAIDNAVPLPAITASLFARFASRQDDSPQMKMIAALRNQFGGHAVESKSEN; this is translated from the coding sequence ATGGAGCTCGGTCTCGTCGGCCTCGGCAAGATGGGCGGCAACATGCGCGAGCGCATCCGCCGCGCAGGCCACACCGTCATCGGATACGACCGGAACGCGGACGTCGCGGACGTCCACAGCCTCGAAGAGCTTGTGGGCAAGCTCAAGGGCCCGCGCGTCGTATGGGTGATGGTCCCGGCCGGAGCCGCGACCCAGTCCACCGTCGACGAGCTCGCCGAGCTGCTCCAGCCCGGTGACGTCGTCGTGGACGGCGGGAACTCCCGCTGGACGGACGACGAGAAGCACGGCGAGCAGCTCGCCGCCAAGGGCATCGGCTTCGTCGACTGCGGCGTCTCCGGCGGCGTCTGGGGCCTGCAGAACGGCTACGCCCTGATGTACGGCGGCGACACCGAGAACATCGCGAAGGTCCAGCCGATCTTCGACGCCCTCAAGCCCGAGGGTGACTTCGGCTCGGTCCACGCGGGCAAGATCGGCGCCGGCCACTTCTCGAAGATGGTCCACAACGGCATCGAGTACGCCATGATGCAGGCCTACGCCGAGGGCTGGGAGCTCCTGGAGAAAGTCGACTCCGTCACGGACGTGCGCGAGGTCTTCCGCTCGTGGCAGGAGGGCACGGTCATCCGTTCCTGGCTGCTCGACCTCGCGGTCAACGCCCTGGACGACGACGAGCACCTGGCGAAGCTGCGCGGCTTCGCGCAGGACTCCGGCGAGGGCCGGTGGACGGTGGAAGCCGCCATCGACAACGCCGTGCCGCTGCCCGCGATCACGGCCTCGCTCTTCGCCCGGTTCGCCTCGCGCCAGGACGACTCCCCGCAGATGAAGATGATCGCCGCGCTGCGCAACCAGTTCGGTGGCCACGCCGTCGAGTCCAAGAGCGAGAACTGA
- the gyrA gene encoding DNA gyrase subunit A has protein sequence MADENTPVMPEEEPAIPGVGMRVEPVGLETEMQRSYLDYAMSVIVSRALPDVRDGLKPVHRRVLYAMYDGGYRPEKGFYKCARVVGDVMGTYHPHGDSSIYDALVRLAQPWSMRMPLVDSNGNFGSPGNDPAAAMRYTECKMAPLAMEMVRDIDEETVDFTDNYDGRNQEPTVLPARFPNLLINGSAGIAVGMATNIPPHNLREVAAGAQWALEHPDASHEELLDALIERIKGPDFPTGALVVGRKGIEEAYRTGRGSITMRAVVAVEEIQNRQCLVVTELPYQTNPDNLAQKIADLVKDGKVGGIADVRDETSSRTGQRLVVVLKRDAVAKVVLNNLYKHTDLQSNFSANMLALVDGVPRTLSLDAFIRHWVTHQVEVIVRRTKYRLRKAEERAHILRGLLKALDAIDEVIALIRASQTVDVAREGLMGLLSIDEIQANAILEMQLRRLAALERQKIVAEHDELQAKINEYNAILASPERQRQIISEELAAIVDKFGEDRRSALVPFDGDMSMEDLIAEDDIVVTITRGGYVKRTKTVDYRSQKRGGKGVRGTKLKEDDIVDHFFVSTTHHWLLFFTNKGRVYRAKAYELPDAGRDARGQHVANLLAFQPDEKIAEILAIRDYEAVPYLVLATKGGLVKKTPLKDYDSPRAGGVIAINLRETDDGKDDELIGAELVSSEDDLLLISKKAQSIRFTATDDALRPMGRATSGVKGMSFRGGDELLSMNVVRPGTFVFTATDGGYAKRTNVDEYRVQGRGGLGIKAAKIVEDRGELVGALVTEETDEILAITLGGGVIRTRVNEVRETGRDTMGVQLINLGKRDAVVGIARNAEAGREAEEVDGDIVVDSAEGEQADGTDEGTESAAE, from the coding sequence ATGGCCGACGAGAACACCCCTGTGATGCCCGAAGAGGAGCCCGCCATCCCCGGCGTGGGCATGCGTGTCGAGCCTGTCGGGCTCGAGACGGAGATGCAGCGCTCGTACCTCGACTACGCGATGTCCGTCATCGTGTCGCGTGCGCTGCCCGACGTACGGGACGGCCTGAAGCCCGTGCACCGTCGCGTCCTGTACGCGATGTACGACGGCGGATACCGCCCCGAGAAGGGCTTCTACAAGTGCGCCCGCGTCGTCGGCGACGTCATGGGCACCTACCACCCGCACGGCGACTCCTCCATCTACGACGCCCTGGTCCGCCTGGCCCAGCCGTGGTCGATGCGGATGCCCCTGGTGGACTCCAACGGCAACTTCGGCTCCCCGGGCAACGACCCGGCGGCCGCCATGCGGTACACCGAGTGCAAGATGGCGCCGCTGGCCATGGAGATGGTCCGTGACATCGACGAGGAGACCGTCGACTTCACGGACAACTACGACGGCCGCAACCAGGAGCCGACGGTCCTGCCGGCGCGCTTCCCGAACCTGCTGATCAACGGCTCGGCGGGCATCGCGGTCGGCATGGCCACCAACATCCCGCCGCACAACCTCCGCGAGGTCGCGGCGGGCGCGCAGTGGGCGCTGGAGCACCCGGACGCCTCGCACGAGGAGCTGCTCGACGCTCTCATCGAGCGCATCAAGGGCCCCGATTTCCCCACCGGCGCACTAGTAGTGGGCCGAAAGGGCATCGAGGAGGCGTACCGCACGGGCCGTGGCTCCATCACGATGCGCGCGGTCGTCGCGGTCGAGGAGATCCAGAACCGCCAGTGCCTGGTGGTCACCGAGCTCCCCTACCAGACCAACCCCGACAACCTCGCGCAGAAGATCGCCGACCTGGTCAAGGACGGCAAGGTCGGCGGCATCGCCGACGTCCGCGACGAGACGTCCTCGCGCACGGGACAGCGCCTCGTCGTCGTCCTCAAGAGGGACGCGGTCGCCAAGGTCGTACTGAACAACCTCTACAAGCACACCGACCTCCAGTCGAACTTCAGCGCCAACATGCTGGCGCTCGTCGACGGCGTGCCGCGCACCCTCTCCCTGGACGCGTTCATCCGCCACTGGGTGACGCACCAGGTCGAGGTCATCGTCCGGCGTACGAAGTACAGGCTGCGCAAGGCCGAGGAGCGGGCCCACATCCTGCGCGGCCTGCTGAAGGCCCTGGACGCCATCGACGAGGTCATCGCACTCATCCGGGCCAGCCAGACCGTCGACGTCGCGCGTGAGGGCCTGATGGGCCTGCTCTCGATCGACGAGATCCAGGCCAACGCCATCCTCGAGATGCAGCTGCGCCGCCTCGCCGCCCTGGAGCGCCAGAAGATCGTCGCCGAGCACGACGAACTGCAGGCGAAGATCAACGAGTACAACGCGATCCTGGCCTCGCCCGAGCGGCAGCGCCAGATCATCAGCGAGGAGCTCGCGGCGATCGTCGACAAGTTCGGCGAGGACCGTCGCTCGGCGCTCGTGCCCTTCGACGGCGACATGTCCATGGAGGACCTGATCGCCGAGGACGACATCGTCGTCACGATCACGCGCGGCGGTTACGTCAAGCGTACGAAGACGGTGGATTACCGCTCCCAGAAGCGCGGCGGCAAGGGCGTCCGCGGCACGAAGCTGAAGGAGGACGACATCGTCGACCACTTCTTCGTGTCGACGACCCACCACTGGCTGCTGTTCTTCACCAACAAGGGCCGGGTCTACCGCGCGAAGGCGTACGAACTGCCGGATGCCGGACGCGACGCCCGCGGCCAGCACGTCGCGAACCTGCTCGCCTTCCAGCCGGACGAGAAGATCGCCGAGATCCTCGCCATCCGGGACTACGAAGCGGTGCCCTACCTGGTGCTCGCCACCAAGGGCGGTCTCGTGAAGAAGACCCCGCTCAAGGACTACGACTCACCGCGCGCCGGTGGCGTCATCGCGATCAACCTCCGTGAGACGGACGACGGCAAGGACGACGAGCTGATCGGCGCCGAGCTCGTCTCGTCCGAGGACGATCTGCTGCTCATCAGCAAGAAGGCACAGTCGATCAGGTTCACCGCAACGGACGATGCGCTGCGTCCCATGGGGCGCGCGACCTCGGGCGTCAAGGGAATGAGTTTCCGCGGTGGCGACGAACTGCTCTCGATGAATGTCGTCAGGCCGGGTACTTTCGTCTTCACCGCAACCGACGGTGGGTACGCGAAGCGCACCAACGTCGACGAGTACCGCGTCCAGGGCCGTGGCGGCCTCGGCATCAAGGCCGCCAAGATCGTGGAGGACCGCGGGGAGCTCGTGGGCGCGCTGGTGACGGAGGAGACCGACGAGATCCTCGCGATCACCCTGGGCGGCGGTGTGATTCGTACGCGAGTCAACGAGGTCAGGGAGACGGGCCGTGACACCATGGGCGTCCAACTGATCAACCTGGGCAAGCGCGATGCCGTGGTCGGTATCGCTCGTAACGCCGAGGCCGGGCGCGAGGCCGAAGAGGTCGACGGAGACATCGTCGTCGATTCGGCCGAGGGCGAGCAGGCCGACGGTACGGACGAGGGCACGGAGTCCGCGGCCGAGTAG
- a CDS encoding DUF3566 domain-containing protein, translating to MSGATGAGASGAGPAGTDGVRGSATDSPDSHESRGSQGGTVTDTRGPQPAQSAQYGGGTQGAQGTQGGQGAQNATGALPGERQPQQQGSQPYHPPQAYQQGSQTGSVRRPRTGARTMPRTRKARLRVAKADPWSVMKVSFLLSIALGICTIVAAAVLWMVMDAMGVFSTVGGTISEATGSNESNGFDLQSFLSLPRVLMFTTIIAVIDVVLATALATLGAFIYNLSAGFVGGVELTLAEDE from the coding sequence GTGAGTGGAGCCACGGGCGCCGGAGCTAGTGGAGCCGGCCCAGCCGGTACAGACGGTGTCCGTGGCTCCGCCACTGATTCTCCCGACTCGCATGAGTCTCGTGGATCCCAGGGGGGAACCGTGACAGACACCCGAGGGCCGCAGCCCGCACAGTCAGCGCAGTACGGCGGCGGGACTCAAGGAGCCCAAGGGACCCAAGGGGGCCAGGGGGCGCAGAACGCCACCGGTGCTCTGCCCGGCGAGCGCCAGCCCCAGCAGCAGGGATCGCAGCCGTACCACCCGCCGCAGGCCTACCAGCAGGGATCCCAGACGGGCTCCGTGCGCAGGCCGCGGACGGGGGCGCGCACGATGCCTCGTACGCGCAAGGCGCGGCTGCGGGTGGCCAAGGCCGATCCCTGGTCGGTGATGAAGGTCAGCTTCCTGCTCTCCATCGCGCTCGGCATCTGCACGATCGTCGCGGCCGCCGTGCTGTGGATGGTCATGGACGCCATGGGCGTCTTCTCCACGGTGGGCGGCACGATCTCGGAGGCGACGGGCTCGAACGAGTCCAACGGCTTCGACCTGCAGTCCTTCCTGTCGCTGCCGCGCGTCCTGATGTTCACGACGATCATCGCGGTCATCGACGTGGTCCTCGCCACGGCGCTGGCGACGCTCGGCGCGTTCATCTACAACCTCTCCGCGGGCTTCGTGGGCGGCGTTGAGCTGACGCTGGCCGAGGACGAGTAG
- the gyrB gene encoding DNA topoisomerase (ATP-hydrolyzing) subunit B: MLCQKGRFVADSGNPNENIPSTVAGENGEVTALYDASAITVLEGLDAVRKRPGMYIGSTGERGLHHLVQEVVDNSVDEALAGHADTIDVTILADGGVRVVDNGRGIPVGIHPVEKKPAVEVVLTVLHAGGKFGGGGYAVSGGLHGVGVSVVNALSTKLAVDIRTDGYRWTQDYKLGVPTAPLAKHEATEDTGTTVTFWADPDVFETTEYSFETLARRFQEMAFLNKGLTIKLTDERDSAKATAGADSAEATDDEAAEARTVTYYYEGGIVDFVKYLNSRKGEMIHPTVIDVEAEDKERMLSAEIAMQWNSQYTEGVYSFANTIHTHEGGTHEEGFRAALTGLVNRYAREKKLLREKDDNLTGEDIREGLTAIISVKLGEPQFEGQTKTKLGNTEAKTFVQKVVHEHLTDWFDRNPNEAADIIRKGIQAATARVAARKARDLTRRKGLLESASLPGKLSDCQSNDPTKCEIFIVEGDSAGGSAKSGRNPMYQAILPIRGKILNVEKARIDKILQNQEVQALISAFGTGVHEDFDIEKLRYHKIILMADADVDGQHINTLLLTFLFRFMRPLVESGHVYLSRPPLYKIKWSRDDFQYAYSDRERDALVELGRQAGKRFRDDSVQRFKGLGEMNAEELRITTMDQDHRVLGQVTLDDAAQADDLFSVLMGEDVEARRSFIQRNAKDVRFLDI, from the coding sequence GTGCTGTGCCAGAAAGGGCGCTTCGTGGCCGATTCCGGCAACCCCAACGAGAACATCCCGTCCACCGTCGCTGGCGAGAACGGCGAGGTCACAGCCTTGTACGACGCCAGCGCGATCACCGTCCTCGAGGGTCTGGACGCGGTCCGCAAGCGACCTGGCATGTACATCGGGTCGACCGGCGAGCGTGGCCTGCACCACCTCGTGCAAGAGGTTGTCGACAACTCCGTCGACGAAGCCCTCGCCGGGCACGCGGACACAATCGACGTCACGATCCTCGCCGACGGCGGCGTACGCGTCGTCGACAACGGCCGAGGCATCCCGGTGGGCATCCACCCCGTCGAGAAGAAGCCGGCCGTCGAGGTCGTGCTCACCGTGCTGCACGCGGGCGGCAAGTTCGGCGGCGGCGGATACGCGGTCTCCGGTGGTCTGCACGGCGTCGGTGTCTCCGTCGTGAACGCACTGTCGACGAAGCTCGCCGTGGACATCAGGACCGACGGCTACCGCTGGACCCAGGACTACAAGCTGGGTGTGCCGACGGCCCCGCTCGCCAAGCACGAGGCGACCGAGGACACGGGCACCACGGTCACCTTCTGGGCCGACCCGGACGTCTTCGAGACGACCGAGTACTCCTTCGAGACGCTGGCACGGCGCTTCCAGGAGATGGCGTTCCTCAACAAGGGTTTGACGATCAAACTCACTGATGAGCGCGATTCGGCGAAGGCGACGGCGGGTGCGGACTCGGCCGAGGCCACCGACGACGAGGCCGCCGAGGCCCGCACGGTGACGTACTACTACGAAGGCGGCATCGTCGACTTCGTGAAGTACCTCAACTCCCGTAAGGGAGAGATGATCCACCCGACCGTCATCGACGTCGAGGCCGAGGACAAGGAGCGCATGCTCTCGGCCGAGATCGCCATGCAGTGGAACTCGCAGTACACCGAAGGTGTCTACTCCTTCGCGAACACGATCCACACGCATGAGGGCGGTACGCACGAGGAGGGCTTCAGGGCCGCGCTGACGGGCCTGGTCAACCGGTACGCGCGCGAGAAGAAGCTGCTGCGCGAGAAGGACGACAACCTCACGGGTGAGGACATCCGCGAGGGCCTGACGGCGATCATCTCGGTGAAGCTGGGCGAGCCGCAGTTCGAGGGCCAGACCAAGACCAAGCTGGGCAACACGGAGGCGAAGACCTTCGTGCAGAAGGTCGTGCACGAGCACCTCACGGACTGGTTCGACCGGAATCCGAACGAGGCCGCGGACATCATCCGCAAGGGCATCCAAGCCGCCACGGCCCGCGTCGCCGCCCGCAAGGCGCGGGACCTGACCCGTCGCAAGGGCCTGCTCGAATCGGCCTCGCTGCCCGGAAAGCTCAGCGACTGCCAGTCGAACGACCCGACGAAGTGCGAGATCTTCATCGTCGAGGGTGACTCCGCCGGTGGTTCGGCGAAGTCCGGCCGTAACCCGATGTACCAGGCGATCCTGCCCATTCGAGGCAAGATCCTGAACGTCGAGAAGGCACGGATCGACAAGATCCTTCAGAACCAGGAAGTCCAGGCCCTCATCTCGGCCTTCGGCACGGGTGTGCACGAGGACTTCGACATCGAGAAGCTCCGCTATCACAAGATCATCTTGATGGCGGACGCCGACGTCGACGGTCAGCACATCAACACCCTGCTCCTGACGTTCCTGTTCCGCTTCATGCGGCCGCTCGTCGAGTCCGGCCACGTCTACCTCTCGCGGCCGCCGCTCTACAAGATCAAGTGGAGCCGGGACGACTTCCAGTACGCGTACTCGGACCGCGAGCGCGACGCGCTGGTCGAGCTCGGCCGCCAGGCCGGCAAGCGCTTCCGGGACGACTCGGTCCAGCGATTCAAGGGACTCGGTGAGATGAACGCCGAGGAGCTGCGCATCACGACGATGGACCAGGACCACCGCGTGCTCGGCCAGGTCACCCTGGACGACGCGGCGCAGGCCGACGACCTCTTCTCGGTGCTGATGGGAGAGGACGTCGAGGCACGGCGCTCGTTCATCCAGCGCAACGCCAAGGACGTCCGCTTCCTCGACATCTGA